The sequence CTCCTGAGCAGGCGCTTCCGCGTGGCGCTCTTCGAAAAAAGGGACCGGCTGGGCGGCCATACGCTCACGGTGCCGGTTGAAGTGGCCGATGCGCCGGGCGGCGTTTCGGTGGACATGGGGTTCGCCGTCCACAACCGGGCGACCTATCCTAATTTCTGCCGCCTGATGGCGGAGCTGAAAGTGGAGAGCTGCGATAGCGAATTGTCCTTCGCGCTGCATGGCGGTCCGAAGGGACTCACCTGGAGCTCCCGGGGATGGAATGGCCTTTTCGCCCAGCGGAGCACTATCTGGAACCCGCGCTGCTACCGCCTTTGGCGCGAAATCAGGCGCTTCAACAGGCTCGGGAACCAATTGATCGAAGATGGCGCCAGCCAGGATGTGTCGTTGGGTGAATTCCTGGACGAGCACCGTTTCAGCTTGGCTTTCCGGGAGAACTACCTCTACCCCGTGGCCGGCGCCGTGTGGTCAGCGAGCCTCGAGCAGATGGACGGCTTTCCAGCCTTCATGCTGCTCATCTTCTTCCGCAACCAGGGATTCCTGGGTCTCACGACCCACCAGCGCTGGCGCGCCATCCAGGGCGGCGCCTCACGCTACCTCGAACCGTTGACGAAGCCCTACGCGGACGGCATCGTGCTGGGCGCCAAGATCTCAGAAATCAGGCGCAATCTCGAGGGGGCGGACCTGCGCATGGAGGGAGGCGAAACCTTGCGTTTCGATCACGTGGTCTTCGCCTGCCCTGGCGACCAGGCGCTGCCCCTGCTGGGGGATGCCACCAAGGCCGAACGCGAAGTCCTATCCGGTTTCCGCACCAATCGGAACCCCGCGGTCCTGCACACGGATCCCACCCTCCTCGACAAGCGTCGGCGGGCCTGGGCCGCGTGGAACGTGCGCGCCATGGCCGATCGCAGCCGCCTGTTCCTGAACTGCCATTTGAACCGGCTGCAACCGCTCGAAACGAAGACGGATCTTTTTATGAGCCTCAATGCCGAAGAGCTCCTGGATTCCAAGCGCATCCTGCGCCGGGAGGTGTTCCACCACCCGCGCTATGATCTGGCCACCCTCCAGGCCCAGGGACGGTGGGAGGAGATCAGCGGACGCTACAGCGCCTTCGGCCGCACCCATTACTGCGGCGCCCACTGGGGCTTCGGCTTTCATGAAGACGGACTTAACTCGGCGATCAAGGTTGCAGAGAGCCTGGGTATCCCCTGGTGAACGACTGAACCAACAGAGGAGGCCTCGCGTATCCGCGAAGCGGATACCGAGAAGACGGACTTAACTCGGCGATCAAGGTTGCAGAGAGCCTGGGTATCCCCTGGTGAACGACTGAACCAACGGAGGAGGCCTCGCGTATCCGCGAGGCACACATAAAACAGCTTTGCCCGGCTCGGCGAGCGCACTTCTGACCGGATCCTCAGAGGTGCCGTGTCGGCTCGCCCCTGGAACCTGCGCCTTCGCCGATGGGTTCCCGTGCTTCACCTAGACATGCATTGAATTCAAGGACCCAGCCGTTAATCTGTTGGTTTGACATTTTTTGGAGGGCCCATGGCCGATGCCCAGGCGAACAAGAAATCCGTCATCCGCCGCCGCTTCCCCTGGGGATGGCTGGTTTTGGGTCTTATCGGCGTCCTGGCGGCGGTCGGGTTCATGGCCCAGAAGAACGCGCCGGTTTCCGTGAGCACGGTGCCCCCGACGGTGTTCAAGGCCGGCGAGCGCAACCCATTGGTGACGGCGTCGGGCTACATCGTGGCCAGGACCCGCGCGACCCTCTCCAGCAAAGTGCTGGGGCGCATCTCCTGGCTGGGCGTGCAGGAAGGCAGCCATGTCCAGGCCGGGCAGGTGATCGCCAAGCTGGAAGCGCCGGACCTCATGGCTTCGCGCAACGCGGTGGCCTCGCAGTTGGCGCAGACCGAATTGGACCTGGGGCGCTCCCAGAAACTGGTGAAGGACGGCATCCTGGACCAGGCCAGCCTGGACCGCCTGGTGAATCTGGCGAAGCAGCAGGCCGAACAGCTCAAGTACCAGGACGCCCTGCTGGAAAGCATGTCGCTTCGGGCGCCCTTCAGCGGCGTGGTGACCCAGAAGCTTTCGGAAGTCGGCGAGACGGTCGCGCCGGGCAGCGCCGGCGGCGCAAATGCCATCAACGCCATCGCGGTGCTGGTGGATTTCAATT comes from Holophagaceae bacterium and encodes:
- a CDS encoding FAD-dependent oxidoreductase — its product is MPELLSRSGIAKVAVIGGGISGLSAAYLLSRRFRVALFEKRDRLGGHTLTVPVEVADAPGGVSVDMGFAVHNRATYPNFCRLMAELKVESCDSELSFALHGGPKGLTWSSRGWNGLFAQRSTIWNPRCYRLWREIRRFNRLGNQLIEDGASQDVSLGEFLDEHRFSLAFRENYLYPVAGAVWSASLEQMDGFPAFMLLIFFRNQGFLGLTTHQRWRAIQGGASRYLEPLTKPYADGIVLGAKISEIRRNLEGADLRMEGGETLRFDHVVFACPGDQALPLLGDATKAEREVLSGFRTNRNPAVLHTDPTLLDKRRRAWAAWNVRAMADRSRLFLNCHLNRLQPLETKTDLFMSLNAEELLDSKRILRREVFHHPRYDLATLQAQGRWEEISGRYSAFGRTHYCGAHWGFGFHEDGLNSAIKVAESLGIPW
- a CDS encoding efflux RND transporter periplasmic adaptor subunit, with protein sequence MADAQANKKSVIRRRFPWGWLVLGLIGVLAAVGFMAQKNAPVSVSTVPPTVFKAGERNPLVTASGYIVARTRATLSSKVLGRISWLGVQEGSHVQAGQVIAKLEAPDLMASRNAVASQLAQTELDLGRSQKLVKDGILDQASLDRLVNLAKQQAEQLKYQDALLESMSLRAPFSGVVTQKLSEVGETVAPGSAGGANAINAIAVLVDFNSLEVEVEVNEGSIAKLKKGMPAEIRVDALEGRKQGAKMLKGQLREIYPSSNRQKAVIIVRVAFVEKDPLLVPDMGAKVTFLGDTYAQDVVVLGREQVVKRNGQSFTWAAEKGAAVLKPVLVTAENPVGMEVTGISADTQLIVAPPENLKAGAKVSVKAK